A section of the Streptococcus oriscaviae genome encodes:
- a CDS encoding RNA polymerase sigma factor, which translates to MAISQEISYYLQKSGANRADSDDIAQDVLVKILEADIVLPLPKLRAWLYRSAIRAYIDKYRRDKRYHQILQKEFFKEEGIVPFDHEDYADLYQAVEELPAKYQAVIDCYYFQDMSIKEIAQILGSSQSAVKINLYRGRKKLASLLKEKGYEYENI; encoded by the coding sequence ATGGCTATCTCCCAGGAGATTTCCTACTATCTGCAAAAATCAGGCGCCAATCGTGCAGACAGTGACGATATTGCTCAGGATGTCTTGGTCAAAATTCTTGAAGCTGATATTGTCCTTCCTCTCCCGAAACTGAGAGCCTGGCTTTATCGCTCGGCCATCCGAGCCTATATCGATAAATATCGACGGGACAAGCGCTACCACCAAATTCTGCAAAAGGAATTCTTTAAAGAAGAAGGCATTGTTCCATTTGACCATGAGGACTATGCAGATCTTTATCAAGCGGTGGAGGAGCTGCCTGCCAAGTATCAGGCAGTGATTGATTGCTACTATTTTCAGGATATGTCTATCAAGGAAATTGCCCAGATTTTGGGGAGCAGCCAGAGTGCAGTCAAAATCAATCTTTATCGAGGCCGAAAAAAATTAGCTAGTCTATTAAAAGAAAAGGGGTACGAATATGAAAACATTTGA
- a CDS encoding anti sigma factor C-terminal domain-containing protein: MKTFEVVTKRSKRKSLLKAVLLSVTGSLIILSSGYWILNKITSDNAWEIQRFHELKNAISYPNIESINWSFIPTSSFTGVYRSDQVKDLAGISLPFEDYESYYGLRSGLYKGSQADNIYGSEDGTAQYTHGSSFKVPVFFNTKFNYSQDGSLLPTQDIQLLSQKSNQAVEVAVTFDKSYNFEEIEALIPDKLKINWYWIGTESQYDTKELPLDAQIGFSPVKNQIESYEEAQKNRQALAEEAKKELSDEEIQQKQEKIKEEVAALTAQENFSNNFSFFQVNLQTALDKGWAGYTVNNGEFDLETDIKTYLAANKDGQSAKFAGVILTGRTEDFAGLEGADWIFGSNIGQTLELQPYHHLNP; encoded by the coding sequence ATGAAAACATTTGAAGTGGTAACCAAGAGAAGCAAGCGAAAGAGCCTTCTCAAAGCTGTTCTTTTATCGGTGACAGGGAGTCTGATAATTCTTTCAAGCGGTTATTGGATTTTAAACAAGATAACTTCTGACAATGCTTGGGAAATTCAGCGTTTTCATGAATTGAAAAACGCGATCAGCTATCCTAACATTGAAAGCATCAACTGGTCTTTTATTCCCACTTCGTCTTTTACGGGAGTCTATCGTTCTGATCAGGTGAAGGATCTTGCGGGGATTAGTCTTCCTTTCGAGGACTATGAGAGTTACTACGGCCTGCGTTCGGGGCTATACAAGGGAAGCCAGGCTGACAATATTTACGGGTCAGAAGACGGTACAGCCCAGTACACACATGGTTCAAGTTTTAAGGTTCCCGTATTTTTCAACACAAAATTTAACTACTCACAGGATGGTTCTTTGCTGCCCACTCAGGACATTCAGCTGCTTTCACAGAAGTCAAATCAAGCCGTAGAAGTAGCTGTGACTTTTGACAAGTCCTATAACTTTGAAGAAATCGAAGCCTTGATACCGGATAAGCTTAAAATCAACTGGTACTGGATTGGAACAGAAAGCCAATACGATACAAAAGAACTCCCCTTAGATGCTCAAATCGGTTTTTCACCAGTCAAAAACCAAATTGAAAGCTATGAGGAAGCGCAAAAAAACCGACAGGCACTGGCTGAAGAAGCGAAAAAAGAATTATCTGACGAAGAGATTCAACAAAAGCAGGAGAAAATCAAAGAGGAAGTAGCAGCTTTGACTGCACAGGAAAATTTCTCTAACAATTTTAGCTTCTTCCAAGTGAACCTCCAAACTGCCCTAGACAAGGGATGGGCGGGTTATACTGTTAACAACGGAGAGTTTGATCTCGAAACAGACATCAAAACTTACCTAGCAGCCAATAAGGATGGCCAGTCTGCTAAGTTTGCCGGTGTAATCCTAACAGGTCGGACAGAAGATTTTGCCGGCCTTGAAGGAGCGGATTGGATTTTTGGTTCAAATATTGGTCAAACCTTGGAACTTCAGCCCTACCATCACCTAAACCCATAA
- a CDS encoding glycoside hydrolase family 13 protein has product MSITALYHRPDTEYGYLYDEEKVHLRLKTKKDEVTTVLVHHGDPFIFYQSSYQYQTAMKKIGADYWFDYWQVEVVADYNRLQYLFDIQSSDGDRILFGDRGALPYSEENLSFYMNGFKLPYLHQADCCKTPSWVAETIWYQIFPERFAKGPLNSSPQDCLAWDPNRKPGHRDFFGGNLQGVLDKLDYLQELGITGLYFCPIFEAPSNHKYDTTDYFSIDPYFGDKKLFKQLVQEAHKRGMKVMLDAVFNHIGSLSPQWQDVLEKGEASPYKDWFHIKKFPLVEEVGKDKILNYHTFAFQGKMPKLNTSHPEVKAYLLEVATYWIQECDIDGWRLDVANEIDHGFWKDFQKAVLAIKPDLYILGEIWHSAHAWLGGDEFHAVMNYPLSQSIKDYFLTKRLSALTFQSHIYSQLLTYRRQTTEVLFNLLDSHDTERILTTAKGDKDAVKAALTFLFLQLGTPCIYYGTEVGMLGGEDPDCRRVMPWETDQQDQELLTFMKQLIKLRKKQQDSIQKGEFRLDVLEAGVVLLSYHYHGRRLEAYFNQTNQIFFLEKAEQVLLSNLCQLDKERLSLLPQGIVVVSREETYRSAS; this is encoded by the coding sequence ATCTCTATCACAGCCCTTTACCACCGGCCCGATACAGAGTACGGCTACCTCTATGATGAAGAAAAGGTCCATCTCCGTCTGAAGACGAAAAAAGATGAAGTAACAACCGTTCTTGTACACCATGGCGACCCCTTTATTTTTTACCAATCCTCTTACCAATACCAGACTGCCATGAAGAAAATTGGAGCAGACTACTGGTTTGACTATTGGCAGGTTGAAGTAGTGGCCGATTACAACCGGCTTCAGTATCTCTTTGACATCCAGTCAAGTGATGGCGACCGCATCTTATTTGGTGACCGTGGGGCCCTACCTTATTCGGAAGAAAATCTTTCCTTTTATATGAACGGCTTTAAACTCCCTTATCTTCATCAAGCAGATTGTTGCAAAACACCAAGCTGGGTTGCAGAAACAATTTGGTACCAAATTTTTCCAGAACGTTTTGCCAAAGGGCCTCTAAACTCTTCTCCTCAGGACTGTTTGGCATGGGATCCAAATCGTAAACCGGGGCATCGTGATTTCTTCGGTGGCAATCTTCAAGGGGTCTTGGACAAGTTGGATTATTTGCAGGAACTAGGAATTACAGGTCTTTATTTTTGTCCGATTTTTGAGGCTCCTAGCAACCACAAATATGATACGACGGACTATTTTTCAATTGACCCGTACTTCGGGGATAAGAAACTCTTTAAGCAACTGGTTCAAGAAGCTCATAAACGAGGCATGAAAGTGATGTTGGATGCGGTGTTCAATCACATCGGCAGCCTTTCTCCCCAGTGGCAGGACGTATTGGAAAAGGGTGAAGCCTCACCCTACAAAGATTGGTTTCACATTAAAAAATTCCCTCTAGTAGAAGAGGTAGGAAAAGACAAAATACTCAACTACCATACCTTTGCTTTTCAAGGGAAAATGCCCAAACTCAATACCAGTCATCCAGAGGTTAAGGCGTATTTACTTGAGGTAGCTACCTATTGGATTCAGGAATGTGATATTGACGGCTGGCGACTTGATGTGGCCAACGAAATCGACCATGGTTTTTGGAAAGATTTTCAGAAGGCGGTTCTTGCCATCAAACCAGACTTGTATATTCTAGGGGAAATTTGGCACTCTGCCCATGCTTGGTTGGGTGGCGACGAGTTTCATGCGGTGATGAATTACCCGCTTTCACAATCAATCAAGGACTATTTCCTAACGAAGAGATTATCAGCCTTAACCTTTCAATCTCATATTTACAGTCAGCTGCTGACCTACCGCAGGCAAACAACAGAAGTCCTGTTTAATCTTTTGGACTCTCATGATACAGAGCGGATTCTGACGACTGCCAAAGGCGATAAGGATGCAGTCAAAGCTGCCTTAACCTTCCTCTTTTTACAGTTAGGTACCCCGTGTATTTACTATGGAACCGAAGTGGGCATGCTTGGAGGGGAAGACCCCGATTGCAGACGGGTCATGCCTTGGGAAACAGACCAGCAGGATCAAGAACTCCTGACCTTCATGAAGCAACTGATAAAACTTCGTAAAAAACAGCAAGACAGTATCCAGAAGGGGGAGTTCAGACTAGATGTCCTAGAGGCAGGTGTCGTCTTGCTGAGCTATCACTACCATGGCCGTAGACTAGAAGCTTATTTCAATCAAACCAATCAGATCTTTTTCCTAGAAAAAGCGGAGCAAGTCCTCCTCAGTAATTTGTGTCAACTAGATAAGGAAAGACTCAGTTTGCTGCCTCAAGGAATAGTAGTGGTGAGCCGAGAAGAAACGTATCGTTCAGCTAGTTAA
- the tuf gene encoding elongation factor Tu encodes MAKEKYDRSKPHVNIGTIGHVDHGKTTLTAAITTVLARRLPSSVNQPKDYASIDAAPEERERGITINTAHVEYETEKRHYAHIDAPGHADYVKNMITGAAQMDGAILVVASTDGPMPQTREHILLSRQVGVKHLIVFMNKVDLVDDEELLELVEMEIRDLLSEYDFPGDDLPVIQGSALKALEGDSAYEDIIMELMNTVDEYIPEPERDTDKPLLLPVEDVFSITGRGTVASGRIDRGTVRVNDEIEIVGIKEETSKAVVTGVEMFRKQLDEGLAGDNVGVLLRGVQRDEIERGQVIAKPGSINPHTKFKGEVYILTKEEGGRHTPFFDNYRPQFYFRTTDVTGSIKLPEGTEMVMPGDNVTIDVELIHPIAVEQGTTFSIREGGRTVGSGMVTSIEA; translated from the coding sequence ATGGCAAAAGAAAAATACGATCGTAGTAAACCACACGTTAACATTGGTACCATTGGACACGTTGACCACGGTAAAACTACTTTGACTGCAGCTATCACAACTGTATTGGCACGTCGCTTGCCTTCATCAGTTAACCAACCTAAAGACTATGCGTCTATCGATGCTGCTCCAGAAGAACGTGAGCGCGGTATCACTATCAACACTGCACACGTTGAGTACGAAACTGAAAAACGTCACTATGCCCACATCGACGCTCCAGGACACGCGGACTACGTTAAAAACATGATCACTGGTGCTGCACAGATGGACGGTGCGATCCTTGTAGTAGCTTCTACTGACGGTCCAATGCCACAAACTCGTGAGCACATCCTTCTTTCTCGTCAGGTTGGTGTTAAACACCTTATCGTCTTCATGAACAAAGTTGACTTGGTTGACGATGAAGAATTGCTTGAGTTGGTTGAAATGGAAATCCGTGACCTCTTGTCAGAATACGACTTCCCAGGTGACGATCTTCCAGTTATCCAAGGTTCAGCTCTTAAAGCTCTTGAAGGTGACTCAGCATACGAAGACATCATCATGGAATTGATGAACACTGTTGATGAGTACATTCCAGAACCAGAACGCGACACTGACAAGCCATTGCTTCTTCCAGTCGAGGACGTATTCTCAATCACTGGTCGTGGTACTGTTGCTTCAGGTCGTATCGACCGTGGTACTGTTCGTGTCAACGACGAAATCGAAATCGTTGGTATCAAGGAAGAAACTTCTAAAGCAGTTGTAACTGGTGTTGAAATGTTCCGTAAGCAATTGGACGAAGGTCTTGCTGGCGATAACGTTGGTGTGCTTCTTCGTGGTGTTCAACGTGACGAAATCGAACGTGGTCAAGTTATTGCTAAACCAGGTTCAATCAACCCACACACTAAATTCAAAGGTGAAGTTTACATCCTTACTAAAGAAGAAGGTGGACGTCACACTCCATTCTTCGACAACTACCGTCCACAGTTCTACTTCCGTACAACTGACGTAACTGGTTCAATCAAATTGCCAGAAGGTACTGAAATGGTAATGCCTGGTGATAACGTAACTATCGACGTTGAATTGATCCACCCAATCGCCGTTGAACAAGGTACTACTTTCTCTATCCGTGAAGGTGGACGTACTGTTGGTTCAGGTATGGTTACATCAATCGAAGCTTAA
- a CDS encoding helix-turn-helix transcriptional regulator, which produces MANIITNLKEYRKARKISQQELAQLVGVRRETIVHLENNRYNPSLEMALKIAEIFDCHVEELFQLKKEAEND; this is translated from the coding sequence ATGGCCAATATCATCACCAATCTCAAAGAATACCGAAAAGCAAGGAAAATCAGCCAACAGGAACTGGCCCAACTGGTCGGTGTCCGTCGGGAAACCATTGTTCATTTGGAAAACAATCGCTACAATCCTTCTCTCGAGATGGCCTTAAAAATTGCGGAAATTTTTGATTGCCATGTCGAAGAACTCTTTCAACTCAAAAAGGAGGCAGAAAATGACTAA
- a CDS encoding DUF3796 domain-containing protein produces MLKKYAWLLASLILTGAIWFLTPASDPTWIKNSIFAGFLIYLLLLFLFFSKLPKPDPETFYFGLTEKLYTVTLLAAMAIYGKGIWVITPATNPSWIKDGFLGFGLFLLLAFFLYFSFKKVDEKPDDRFYTNLAKAACLTLCLVLLSLMILTIITFFQPFTLQAGMILIFSAAIILAFDFAFFFFEKRGG; encoded by the coding sequence ATGCTTAAAAAATACGCTTGGCTTCTAGCCTCCCTCATCCTAACTGGGGCTATCTGGTTTCTGACCCCTGCTTCTGATCCTACTTGGATAAAAAACAGCATCTTTGCAGGTTTTCTTATCTACCTGCTTCTTCTCTTCCTCTTCTTCTCCAAACTTCCCAAGCCAGACCCAGAAACATTCTATTTTGGTTTGACAGAAAAACTCTATACGGTGACACTCTTAGCTGCCATGGCAATCTATGGTAAAGGTATTTGGGTCATCACTCCCGCTACAAATCCCAGCTGGATTAAGGATGGCTTCCTAGGATTTGGACTCTTCTTGTTGCTGGCTTTCTTCCTCTACTTTTCTTTTAAAAAAGTGGACGAGAAACCAGACGATCGCTTCTATACCAATCTGGCCAAGGCCGCTTGCCTAACCCTGTGCCTTGTCCTTCTTAGCCTGATGATTCTGACTATCATCACCTTCTTCCAGCCCTTCACACTCCAAGCTGGCATGATTCTGATTTTCAGCGCCGCCATAATTCTCGCCTTTGACTTCGCCTTTTTCTTCTTTGAAAAGAGAGGTGGTTAA
- a CDS encoding RICIN domain-containing protein, which translates to MFKRKRKRFKRKARQKAKLARFAVAGLASVTIGAVGMCDSVSIYADTESVTALPVVTTADISQPVTEEVTANTSVTSEEAPASTTLSNEPVTTPTSTESSEESEVQLTTETSSVQTIGESTTTTTVGTTLSTTGDKGVEEPRVKDVSETTTAEQAESAEKTKTKDSKELVKEPKTTQTDKNGLKELLVTTEEKDGTVLIPESDSTTLLSAGTPSIGLRGDYRYSGCVQWVKDRSRTLLGIVLPNTGYNKYGLPGASAYWTVLPRYGYQTGSEPAKNAVAVWEHNPVAVYGSNNYGHVAFVEDVNGDHVTISQGGVPGNWGGHLGVSNKGYSKSQVAGIAGKFLGYVYLREKPAPPPPPAVNRYNGEQLAAQVGRSVSDGDYHIVSTADQNLGVDVQGANPANGTNVWLWDSVTSPHQIITVKHLGGGSYTLVHKATGNSMDATSAEPGANVNAYALHGAVNQQWILKPNGDSFEIVNRHSGLVLDIAGGKIAQGTNIQLWEANNSIAQKFKFVSVDTDAKRTIADGTYHIISKFNEQMGLNEAGGGTENYSNAQINSNLLDSKQKFDVKYLGNGYYTIISKTTGRQLDAFGNSSHNGSNVVFHNANNSEAQQWIIKDAGGGFFEIISKKKNMALDTDGSAGVAKEGGNVQLYIRHKGPNQLWRFAPEPQSIKLSATEETMLVGSKRKVTATVSPSNASSLAVSWKSTNPSIVTVNNGELTAVSAGQADIIVTTLAGDKIAVLRVTVNKKITPGWRTDAKGSRYQYADGRYHTNGIKQIDGKWYFFNASGYMSTGWQKVENTHYYFKSSGAMAANEWIDHTYYVDISGKWIPSKKLATPGWKKDSKGYWYQYADATYHKNGMKQIGGKWYYFNSAGYMSTGWQKVEGRHYYFKSSGAMAANEWIDHTYYVDISGKWIPSKKLASPGWKKDAKGYWYQHADATYPKNAWRLIDKKWYYFDGSGYMVTGWRNIKNKWYYFYPSGHMARNTYINKYYVNNEGVWIVAK; encoded by the coding sequence ATGTTTAAAAGAAAAAGAAAGCGCTTTAAACGCAAAGCTAGGCAAAAGGCTAAATTGGCAAGATTTGCAGTAGCAGGACTTGCTAGCGTCACCATTGGTGCGGTCGGTATGTGTGATTCTGTATCGATCTATGCCGATACGGAATCTGTAACTGCACTACCAGTTGTCACAACTGCTGATATCAGTCAGCCTGTAACAGAAGAAGTGACAGCAAATACTTCTGTAACTTCAGAAGAAGCTCCGGCTAGTACGACGTTGTCAAATGAACCTGTAACGACTCCAACAAGTACTGAGAGTTCGGAAGAATCAGAGGTTCAACTAACAACCGAAACCAGCTCTGTGCAGACAATTGGCGAGTCAACTACGACAACGACCGTTGGAACAACCTTATCAACGACAGGTGATAAGGGTGTAGAAGAACCCCGAGTTAAAGACGTATCGGAAACCACGACGGCCGAGCAGGCTGAATCAGCAGAAAAAACAAAAACGAAAGATTCTAAAGAGCTTGTAAAAGAACCCAAAACAACTCAAACAGACAAGAATGGTTTGAAGGAGCTTTTAGTAACAACTGAGGAAAAAGATGGTACAGTTCTTATACCAGAGTCAGATTCAACTACGTTATTAAGTGCAGGAACTCCTTCAATTGGCCTTCGTGGAGATTATAGATATTCTGGTTGTGTCCAATGGGTAAAGGATCGTTCGCGAACCTTGCTAGGAATTGTATTGCCTAACACTGGGTATAATAAATACGGACTTCCGGGAGCATCAGCTTATTGGACAGTATTGCCAAGGTACGGCTATCAAACTGGATCAGAACCAGCTAAGAATGCCGTTGCTGTGTGGGAGCATAACCCAGTTGCGGTATATGGTTCTAATAACTATGGGCATGTTGCCTTTGTTGAGGATGTAAATGGTGATCATGTAACGATTTCTCAAGGGGGAGTGCCGGGGAACTGGGGAGGACATCTAGGAGTTTCCAATAAGGGTTACAGCAAGTCACAAGTTGCAGGAATTGCAGGTAAATTTCTCGGTTATGTATATTTAAGAGAAAAACCAGCTCCCCCACCACCTCCGGCCGTTAACCGTTACAACGGTGAACAGTTGGCTGCACAGGTTGGGCGATCTGTTTCGGATGGTGATTACCACATAGTTTCAACAGCTGATCAAAATTTGGGTGTGGATGTTCAAGGTGCGAATCCTGCAAATGGAACGAATGTTTGGCTCTGGGATAGTGTCACCTCTCCACATCAGATAATAACAGTTAAGCACCTGGGTGGAGGAAGCTATACGCTTGTTCATAAAGCCACAGGAAACTCCATGGATGCAACTTCAGCAGAGCCAGGTGCGAATGTCAATGCCTACGCCCTGCATGGTGCCGTTAACCAGCAATGGATTTTGAAACCAAATGGTGATTCTTTTGAAATTGTCAACCGTCACAGTGGCTTGGTTCTAGATATTGCAGGCGGAAAAATTGCTCAGGGAACAAATATTCAACTATGGGAAGCAAACAATAGCATTGCGCAAAAATTTAAATTTGTTTCGGTAGATACCGATGCGAAACGGACGATTGCAGATGGCACCTACCACATCATCAGCAAGTTCAATGAGCAAATGGGCTTGAATGAAGCAGGTGGTGGAACAGAGAATTATTCAAATGCCCAAATCAATTCTAATCTGCTAGATAGCAAACAGAAATTTGACGTGAAGTATTTGGGAAATGGATACTATACTATCATTTCAAAAACCACAGGAAGACAGTTGGATGCATTTGGGAACAGCAGTCACAATGGTAGCAATGTAGTCTTTCATAATGCCAATAACAGTGAAGCCCAACAGTGGATTATCAAAGATGCTGGAGGCGGCTTCTTCGAGATTATCTCTAAGAAGAAAAATATGGCTTTGGATACAGATGGTTCTGCAGGGGTTGCCAAAGAAGGAGGCAATGTGCAGTTATATATCAGACACAAGGGCCCGAATCAACTTTGGCGATTTGCACCGGAACCTCAGTCTATCAAACTGAGTGCGACCGAAGAAACCATGTTGGTCGGTTCAAAGAGAAAAGTGACAGCCACAGTATCTCCTTCAAATGCTAGCAGCTTGGCAGTTAGCTGGAAATCAACGAACCCTTCTATTGTCACGGTGAACAATGGAGAACTCACAGCTGTTAGTGCTGGGCAGGCTGATATTATCGTAACAACCTTGGCAGGGGATAAGATTGCCGTTTTGCGCGTGACAGTAAATAAAAAGATTACGCCAGGCTGGAGAACAGATGCCAAGGGCAGTCGTTACCAGTATGCTGATGGTAGGTACCATACAAATGGTATCAAGCAAATCGATGGCAAATGGTACTTTTTCAATGCCTCAGGTTATATGTCCACTGGTTGGCAAAAAGTAGAAAACACTCACTATTATTTCAAATCTTCAGGTGCAATGGCCGCTAACGAATGGATAGACCATACCTACTATGTTGACATCAGCGGCAAGTGGATTCCATCTAAGAAGCTGGCTACACCAGGCTGGAAGAAAGATTCTAAAGGATATTGGTATCAATATGCTGATGCAACCTATCATAAGAATGGTATGAAGCAGATCGGCGGCAAATGGTATTACTTCAATAGTGCAGGCTATATGTCCACTGGTTGGCAAAAAGTGGAAGGTAGGCATTATTACTTCAAATCTTCAGGAGCAATGGCTGCTAATGAGTGGATAGACCATACCTACTATGTTGACATCAGCGGTAAATGGATTCCATCTAAGAAATTAGCAAGCCCAGGCTGGAAAAAAGATGCCAAGGGTTACTGGTACCAACATGCAGATGCGACTTATCCTAAAAATGCTTGGAGACTCATTGACAAAAAATGGTATTATTTTGATGGTTCGGGTTACATGGTTACAGGGTGGAGAAATATTAAGAATAAGTGGTATTATTTCTACCCATCAGGTCATATGGCTAGAAATACCTACATAAATAAATACTATGTTAACAACGAGGGGGTTTGGATTGTTGCAAAATAA
- the tpiA gene encoding triose-phosphate isomerase, translating into MSRKPIIAGNWKMNKNPQEAQAFVEAIAGKLPAADKVEAAIAAPAVDLNALLWFAKDSDLKVAAQNCYFEDAGAFTGETSPKVLAEMGVNYVVIGHSERRDYFHETDEDINKKAHAIFRNGLTPIICCGESLETYEAGKAVDFVAVQVSAALKGLTAEQVASLVIAYEPIWAIGTGKSATKDDAQKMCKAVRDVVAADFGQEVADKVRVQYGGSVNPSNVAEYMACPDVDGALVGGASLEAESFLALLAF; encoded by the coding sequence ATGTCACGAAAACCAATTATTGCAGGTAACTGGAAAATGAATAAAAACCCTCAAGAAGCGCAAGCTTTCGTTGAGGCTATTGCAGGCAAATTGCCAGCAGCTGATAAGGTAGAAGCAGCAATCGCAGCACCTGCCGTTGATTTAAATGCACTTCTTTGGTTCGCAAAAGATTCTGACCTAAAAGTTGCAGCTCAAAACTGCTACTTTGAAGATGCAGGTGCCTTCACTGGTGAAACATCTCCTAAAGTTCTCGCTGAGATGGGCGTAAACTACGTTGTTATCGGTCACTCTGAGCGTCGTGATTACTTCCATGAAACAGATGAAGATATCAATAAAAAAGCTCACGCCATCTTCCGCAATGGTTTGACTCCAATCATCTGTTGTGGTGAGTCGCTTGAAACTTACGAAGCAGGGAAAGCAGTAGATTTCGTTGCTGTGCAAGTTTCAGCTGCTTTGAAAGGTTTGACAGCAGAACAAGTAGCTTCGCTGGTTATCGCTTATGAGCCAATCTGGGCTATCGGTACGGGTAAATCAGCTACAAAAGATGACGCACAAAAAATGTGTAAAGCGGTTCGTGATGTTGTTGCAGCAGACTTCGGTCAAGAAGTGGCTGACAAGGTTCGTGTACAATACGGTGGTTCTGTAAATCCATCAAACGTCGCAGAATACATGGCTTGCCCAGACGTTGACGGAGCCCTCGTAGGTGGAGCATCGCTTGAAGCGGAAAGCTTCTTGGCTTTGCTTGCCTTCTAA